From one Notolabrus celidotus isolate fNotCel1 chromosome 2, fNotCel1.pri, whole genome shotgun sequence genomic stretch:
- the cts12 gene encoding cathepsin L1 has protein sequence MGTDQNHTHAVQQASFLLRAALLSVLLLGPQQGASDSDEDVLTEWEIWKLSNGVSYDELDDLQRRAIWEENKRIIENNNQGFMMGWRPFTMLMNKYGDLTRQEYQVLQGAMIDAQFVKRGKTVSAQKLRNNARKFDSWFVDYRTLGYVTEVKDQGYCGSCWAFSTTGAIEGQVFKRTGQLVSLSEQNLVDCSRTYGTYGCSGAWMANAYDYVVNNGLMSTSSYPYTSADTQPCYYDNRQAVAHIKDYRFIPKGDEQALADAVATIGPITVALDADHSSFLFYSSGIYEESSCNPNNLSHAVLLVGYGSEGGKDYWIIKNSWGSSWGEGGYMRMIRDGSNTCGIASYALYPVM, from the exons TCCAGCAGGCCAGCTTCCTGCTCAGAGCGGCTCTGCTCTCCGTCCTGTTGCTTGGCCCCCAGCAGGGAGCGTCGGACTCGGACGAGGACGTCCTGACGGAGTGGGAGATCTGGAAGCTCAGTAATGGAGTCAGCTACGATGAACTG GACGACCTGCAGAGACGAGCCATCTGGGAGGAGAACAAACGGATCATCGAGAACAACAATCAGGGGTTCATGATGGGATGGAGGCCGTTCACCATGCTCATGAATAAATACGGAGACCTG ACCAGACAGGAGTACCAGGTGCTACAAGGCGCCATGATCGACGCCCAGTTTGTGAAGCGAGGGAAGACCGTCTCTGCTCAAAAGCTGCGAAACAACGCCCGGAAGTTTGACAGCTGGTTTGTGGACTACAGGACTCTGGGTTACGTGACTGAAGTGAAAGACCAG GGTTACTGCGGCTCCTGCTGGGCCTTCAGCACTACAGGGGCCATTGAGGGACAAGTCTTCAAGAGGACAGGCCAGCTGGTCTCTCTGAGCGAACAGAACCTGGTGGACTGCTCCAGAACCTACGGTACCTACGGCTGCAGCGGCGCCTGGATGGCCAACGCCTACGACTACGTGGTTAACAATGGGCTGATGTCGACCAGCTCGTACCCGTACACGTCTGCG GACACTCAGCCGTGTTACTACGACAACAGACAGGCGGTCGCTCACATCAAGGACTACAGGTTCATCCCTAAAGGAGACGAGCAGGCGCTGGCTGACGCTGTGGCAACCATTGGACCAATCACAGTTGCCCTGGATGCAGATCATTCAAGCTTCCTGTTCTACAGCTCAG GGATTTACGAAGAGTCCAGTTGTAACCCGAACAACCTGAGCCACGCCGTGCTGCTGGTGGGGTACGGctcagagggagggaaggacTACTGGATCATCAAAAACAG CTGGGGCTCCAGTTGGGGAGAAGGCGGCTACATGCGGATGATCCGTGACGGCTCGAATACGTGTGGCATCGCGAGCTACGCTTTATATCCTGTTATGTGA